The segment ATCTAAAGACAAATTTCTTTTGTTGGTAACATTTCAATCTTACAATTGTTCAAACGCTCATTTGATAAGTAACTCTATTTCATGTGCACCTTCTTAGTAAGTCCACTACCACTCTTCTAAATATTAACCACCCTCATATTGAAGGAAAAATAAATTGGACAATTTTGTACACCAGAAGTAATGCACAtggaatttgaaaaaaaatttaaaaaattatataatatttcattaaaaagattagtttatatattatataaaaatttaatGATTCTTAATATGATAAAGTATTTATTCAATTTTATGAATATGTATATTAATAAGTATAATAGAAAAAGTCTTTCaaagtgtatatgtatatatctatatatatgtatggatggatggatgaaTGGTATTAATTAAAAAGATAATGATGGGTGTAGAATGATATATTATTAAAATCTATGTGAGACCAAGTTCAAATAAAAGACAAGAAGAAACAAAGAGTAAAGTCCAATTAATAGTAAACATAAAATAAACCACTAAGCTAAAAGAATAGAATAGCACTAATAGAAAAGTAATCACAATCATTAAATTTATATCTATACACTAGAAACAATGCACATGGAATTTGAATAAGTCAAAAAGAAAATATATAGTATATAATTAAAAAGATTAGTCTAGTAACCTTTTTTATTTATTATGTAAAAATTTAATGATTcataatgcaataaaaatttactcAAATTTTATAAATGTGTACATTAATAGGTCTTTAAAATTATATTaatgtattaaaaaaattataaataaaatagaatataaatatatatatatatatatatatatatatatatatataatatttttaattattaataatatttttaatgaatagTATATcacttttttattaattaaaaagataataCACTATTAATTATAAAGCTAAAAGAGTAGCACTAGTAGGAGGGTGATCAGGATCATTAGATTTATATCCCATACATTAAGTAGTAACCTGATCAATGGACTCCTAGATAATAAGAGCAccctcctcttgatcttctacaaGTTGTTGAATGTGAACAATAAAAATGGTCAACTCCAAGAAATTAAATTTGCCAAAATTTGACCCATTAGGAGTGACATGCCTATGTGAAGAGGTGAAAAGTTGTCAAGAAGGCTAGACCATCCCCAAACAACATGGTCTCTACACATTGCTATTGAGAGTTGTGAGATTGAGAATCCTCAATCTCATTCTAGTAGATTAGCCTCGACTAAACCTATGGCCTTGAGGAGGGAAAGAGGTGGAAGCTAGAACTATGGTAACTGTATAGACAATATTCTTCTAATGATCAAGAAACTCTAACAAATTTAAGAATTACAATGCAATTTTATAAACTTACATCTAAAGAAAAATAACAACAACccacaacaaaaaaattcaaatcactAATCTccataaaatattttcaaaaacatATTTTTGAAATCACCAATCTTCGTAACCTTTTACCAAATAAATCAAGCACACAAAAATAAATCAAGCACACAAAAATAAATCAAGCACATACCTCCAATACATTAAAATATTGACTGGgaaattacaataaaatattgaCCAAGTCATTACAAGTCATTAAAATATTGAATAGTTAAGGTTGCTTTAGTAAAAAATGACTACACGCAGGGTCAATTGCTTTTGCAGATGTATTGTTGTTCACGCAAGGCCATGAATCTCTACTTTCATCTTTTCACTGAACAAGGAGTTACATCCATATGAGCAACAATTTTATTGCTTTTTTATTCCTGCAAATGGTAAATCTCTAAAACTCTTCAAATCAAATACGGACATAAACATACAAAAACCCTGCAAGACAATTTTGATAGACGGTTACAATCATTTCTGGGGTGGATTCTATTGAACATCTCTCCCTATACTGATGAGAAACCCAATAACTACCATCTGCTAAGCTGAGTATTTGAATTGAGATTGTTGAATGGGCTGAATGCTGCAGTTTCTAGGACATGGAGTTGGCTCTTCAAGAATTTAACATAACGAATTGCCTCTTCCAGCATGGAGACAGTGTCCATTTTGGTGCCACCAGGAACCAGAGCCTGTAGAAGTCTCATTCTTTGGCTTATTCTCTCTCTCCTGTGCCTTGCAGCCACGCTCTGTGGATCCTTTGATATCTTCACATTCCTGCGCTTGGGTGGCTTAATGCTCTCAGGATCTATGCTTACCGACTGCATGGCTGCTACCCTGAAAATCATCTCCTTCCTAGCCGCCATGCTTGCTGCTGGTGGTGGTCTTGTGATGCTGTAGTTGTAGTTATTCTTGTGATTGCAATCATCTATGCCAGCCTGCAACCTAGGGAAACAATTCTTTTCTGATAAATTTCTGTTGACATAACAGGGATTAATGAGCCCTTCCAATGCACCAGGGCTTTGagggagaaaggaaggaagagacAGAACAGGGGAGGCATAATGCTCATAGATATCAGGCTTAGATTTCAGCTGACCCATTACTTCTTTCTGCTGCTGCTCACCCCAATTCAGACAGTCCATCACTAAGCTGGGTTCTAAAGATTAATGATATTGGGGTTGGTATAAGAGAAAATTTGTAGAAATCACTTCTAAAGAAAAtatatcaaattcaaaatcaaattagTTGTGAAAAAATCAAGGGGTATATGCAGAACTATACTATACTTCTTGTCAAAACTGTCTGAATGCTTCTTTTTTACAAGGTCTAACATGCAACCAGATACATGATTTTAACCTCTAAGATAATTGACTGGAATGGGGGATGAGGTGAAAGAAACACCCAATGGGCAGTACAATCACCCCTACTGGGCACAAAACAAATAAGGATTACAGAGCACTTAGCGGGGTTCTAAAGATTAATGATATCACAATTGATACAAGAGAAAATTTGTAGAAATAACCTCTAAAGAAAATATACCAAATTTAGAATTAAATTAGTTGTGAAAGAAACCAAGGGCTATATGCAGAACTATTCTATACTTCCTATCAACACTGTCTGAATGCCTTTTTTTAAACTAGGTCTAACATGTAAACAGATACATGTTTGGAACCTCTAAGAGAATTGACTGGAATGGGGGAGGAGGTGAAAGAAACACCCAATGGGCATTACAGATACCCCTACTGAGCACagaacaaataagaataacagagcaCTAAGCTGGGTTCTAATGGGCATTAGAATCACGGACACTAATGGGCATTAGAATCACAGACACAAATGATAATCCTGATCATAAATCATGAAGTGTGAAACACAAAGGATTTGATGATAAATCATGAAGGTGATCGTAAATGTTGATAACATTCCCATTAAATAATGATAATTTGATAAAGGCCTGAGGCAGAGAGCAGAAATGTACCCAATGGGCATTACAAACACCCCTAGTGGGCACagaacaaataagaataatagtaAACACGGCCACAAATGATCATTTGATAACAGGCCTGAGGCAGAGAGCATAAAAGAGGTTCAGAGAGATGTACAGATGCAGCAAATTTAAGACTGATTAAGTACTTGTGCAAAAAGAAAGCAGGGGATTCTTTACCACATTGCCTTTTTTTAACTAGGTCTAATATGTAACCAGATACATGTTTGGAACCTCTGAGAGAATTGACTGGAATGGGGGAGGAGTTGAAAGAAACACCCAATGGGCATTACAATCACCTCTACTAAGCATagaacaaataagaataacagaggaCTAGGGGTGATTGTATTGGGCATTACAATCACAGACACAAATTGATAACTTGATAAGAGGCCTGAGGAAGAGAGTAGAAATGTACCCAATGGGCATTACAAGCACCCCTGCTGGGCACagaacaaataagaataacagtaAACACAGTCACAAATGATGATTAGATAACAAACCTAAGGCAGAGAGCAGAAAAGAGGTTCAGAGAGATGTACAGATGCAGTAAATTTAAGACTAAGTACTTGTGCAGTAAGAAAGCAGAGGATTCTTCACCGCATTGGCTTCAAATACAACCAATTACCATGCAATAGGACTCTATTTTATGAAGCCCAGAATTCTGCAAACTTTGCAGGCACTCTGCCGTAGCACCACACTGCTCCTACTAAATACCCTGAGCACCTGGGATTATATGTTCTGAATCATAGTCAATGAACCCAATTAACCCCTAGATTTTTAATGTGATCTTCCTTGGACCAATGCAAATAAGAAATTATATTCTCAAGTGTGTAATGGTTGATGTACAATATCTGAAAACCGTTTTATTGCTGAATTAGGATGGCCATCACTACACCATTTCTAAGTACTTGGATAGAGTTAAATGGTTTGCGGGACCAGCTTGCAGGCTTTTGTATATTACCTAATCAAAAGCAAAAACCAGAGGATAAATGCAGCCATCGACCCTCCAACCATTATCATCAATGCTTCCATTACAATCTACG is part of the Cryptomeria japonica chromosome 10, Sugi_1.0, whole genome shotgun sequence genome and harbors:
- the LOC131029342 gene encoding transcription factor HEC1-like is translated as MDCLNWGEQQQKEVMGQLKSKPDIYEHYASPVLSLPSFLPQSPGALEGLINPCYVNRNLSEKNCFPRLQAGIDDCNHKNNYNYSITRPPPAASMAARKEMIFRVAAMQSVSIDPESIKPPKRRNVKISKDPQSVAARHRRERISQRMRLLQALVPGGTKMDTVSMLEEAIRYVKFLKSQLHVLETAAFSPFNNLNSNTQLSRW